A window from Salinibaculum sp. SYNS191 encodes these proteins:
- a CDS encoding DUF6166 domain-containing protein, which produces MNGNVPVASSESVPVASPGQSHRDTVEYVGFRVDGQAVVLNLSEHRRLSLERSLDLVNHSPSGFEWGYSGSGPAQLACTLLLDYYDDEQFAREHYIAFRNQVVSQLECDGAAACWHLTGEEIDTAMATLTDDVVALADGGRPSPSLPENWRTVSRPDRRVFQRADRDHYIVLGDGSDEWLVVLCSQGDRAYPAPLAHRTVAEEADVEQVIRELAEESNDLIEPPEGSTDGDASTGASHPPAPRTWCRGT; this is translated from the coding sequence ATGAACGGGAATGTACCTGTAGCAAGTTCGGAATCGGTTCCAGTCGCATCGCCCGGTCAGTCCCACCGAGACACAGTCGAATACGTCGGCTTCCGTGTCGACGGCCAAGCCGTCGTCCTGAACCTCTCGGAGCATCGGCGACTCTCCCTCGAGCGCAGTCTGGACCTCGTCAACCACAGTCCGAGCGGGTTCGAATGGGGATACAGTGGTAGCGGGCCCGCCCAGCTCGCGTGCACGCTCCTCCTCGACTACTACGACGATGAGCAGTTCGCCCGTGAGCACTACATCGCGTTCCGGAATCAGGTGGTCTCACAACTGGAGTGCGACGGTGCAGCGGCGTGCTGGCACCTCACCGGCGAGGAGATCGACACCGCGATGGCGACCCTTACCGACGACGTCGTCGCGCTCGCGGACGGCGGACGGCCGTCACCGTCGCTCCCTGAGAACTGGCGAACCGTCTCTCGCCCGGACCGGCGGGTCTTCCAGCGCGCTGATCGCGACCACTACATCGTACTCGGGGATGGAAGCGACGAGTGGCTGGTCGTTCTCTGCAGCCAGGGCGACCGGGCATATCCCGCCCCGCTCGCACATCGGACGGTTGCCGAGGAGGCTGACGTGGAACAGGTAATCCGGGAACTTGCCGAAGAGAGCAACGACCTCATCGAACCCCCGGAGGGGAGTACTGATGGAG
- a CDS encoding restriction endonuclease — translation MAVLDDLSGFEFEDVMEDVFRNLGYENVRQADRTADEGRDVIMEEVVDGTRRAIIVECKHTGTVGRPVVQKLHSAIATFDFDGPKRGMVVTTGRFTNPAQEYADRLQQNDDPHPIELLDGEDLREIADEIGLDLYNGRIEILCDETLRPYDPAADVDAPVEEAFRDVENIEAADLPDPHSSVTFRPVVAVTADTNAVFETSVGIIHRINDRTRFVAHAERGQPKVVDEDVATLVTENLHATVDLDTEQFAEVFDDVEERRFGQTQTEYKEWAVERLQQHHTTTVTYTGDNNVTYNKTCEPNRSDISVQSIEPVYLPEVRQTTELQEYTYPFEYYAAGPSRVTAEDGIHQCVHCDTSGVDETYTYCPNCGAIACTSHTKTERLESEPVCTGCAVTERFALKTKYFYDEENLEAFREEYAEMPLHEKTMENKWLAGGSVVATVLLVVGLLVTGGII, via the coding sequence ATGGCTGTACTGGACGATCTCTCGGGGTTCGAGTTCGAGGACGTGATGGAGGACGTGTTCCGGAACCTCGGCTACGAGAACGTCCGCCAGGCCGACCGCACGGCTGACGAGGGTCGCGACGTCATCATGGAGGAGGTCGTCGATGGCACGCGGCGCGCGATCATCGTCGAGTGCAAGCACACGGGGACGGTCGGCCGGCCGGTCGTCCAGAAGCTCCACTCCGCCATCGCGACGTTCGACTTCGACGGCCCGAAGCGCGGGATGGTCGTCACGACCGGCCGGTTCACGAATCCCGCTCAGGAGTACGCCGACCGCCTCCAGCAGAACGACGACCCGCACCCAATCGAGTTGCTTGACGGCGAGGACCTCCGGGAGATTGCCGACGAGATCGGCCTCGACCTCTACAACGGTCGCATCGAGATTCTCTGCGACGAGACGCTCCGCCCGTACGACCCGGCCGCCGACGTCGACGCACCCGTCGAAGAGGCGTTCCGCGACGTCGAGAACATCGAGGCCGCCGACCTCCCAGACCCGCACTCATCGGTGACGTTCCGCCCAGTGGTCGCGGTCACCGCGGACACAAACGCCGTCTTCGAGACGTCGGTGGGCATCATCCACCGGATCAACGACCGGACGCGATTCGTTGCCCACGCCGAACGCGGGCAGCCGAAGGTCGTCGACGAAGACGTCGCAACGCTGGTCACCGAGAACCTTCACGCGACGGTCGACCTCGATACCGAGCAGTTCGCGGAGGTGTTCGATGACGTCGAGGAGCGCCGGTTCGGGCAGACCCAAACCGAGTACAAGGAGTGGGCCGTCGAGCGGCTCCAGCAGCATCACACGACGACGGTGACCTACACCGGTGACAACAACGTCACGTACAACAAGACCTGCGAGCCGAACCGCTCGGACATCTCCGTCCAATCGATCGAACCAGTGTACCTCCCCGAGGTTCGCCAGACGACCGAACTCCAAGAGTACACCTACCCCTTCGAGTACTACGCGGCAGGCCCGTCACGGGTGACCGCCGAGGACGGCATCCATCAGTGCGTCCACTGTGACACGAGCGGCGTCGACGAGACGTACACGTACTGTCCGAACTGTGGGGCGATCGCCTGCACCAGCCACACCAAAACGGAGCGGCTGGAAAGCGAGCCGGTCTGTACGGGCTGTGCAGTGACCGAACGGTTCGCGTTGAAAACGAAGTACTTCTACGATGAGGAGAACCTCGAAGCGTTCCGCGAGGAGTACGCCGAAATGCCGCTCCACGAGAAGACGATGGAGAACAAGTGGCTGGCCGGGGGGAGCGTAGTCGCGACGGTGCTGCTCGTCGTCGGACTACTTGTCACCGGCGGCATTATCTGA
- a CDS encoding transcription factor, protein MCADNEVDVVNVVGSGKLGVELDLYALATDLSAETNSQTKYDPDEHTGMHVRLESGALITLYRTGSYHIVGVDSERALFEARDTFIEAMGKVGLDVPSGEDPFSVRNLVTTTSLGDSVNLNALAIGLGLEQVEYEPEQFPGLVYRPTEFDAVVLIFGSGKMVVTGVTSVERAKQVRESVADEVYRLLG, encoded by the coding sequence ATGTGCGCCGATAACGAGGTGGATGTGGTGAATGTCGTTGGGTCAGGGAAGCTGGGTGTCGAGTTAGACCTATACGCACTCGCTACTGACCTATCTGCTGAGACGAATTCTCAGACGAAATACGATCCGGATGAGCATACAGGGATGCATGTCCGCCTTGAGAGTGGGGCGCTCATCACGTTGTATCGGACCGGGAGTTACCACATCGTCGGTGTTGATTCCGAAAGGGCGTTGTTCGAGGCGCGGGATACATTCATTGAGGCGATGGGGAAGGTCGGGTTGGATGTCCCGAGTGGTGAGGACCCGTTTAGTGTGCGGAATTTAGTAACAACGACGAGTCTCGGGGATTCGGTGAATCTGAATGCATTGGCGATTGGACTTGGATTGGAGCAGGTGGAATACGAGCCGGAGCAGTTTCCGGGGTTGGTGTATCGCCCAACGGAATTTGACGCTGTGGTCCTCATTTTTGGGTCGGGGAAGATGGTTGTGACGGGTGTGACGAGTGTCGAGAGAGCGAAGCAGGTGCGAGAATCCGTAGCTGATGAGGTTTATCGGTTGTTAGGGTAG
- a CDS encoding Eco57I restriction-modification methylase domain-containing protein has protein sequence MSELTESLAGYLPDDFGDKVEDPDYGEETAAKNYGIPILQELGLEHAEYESIIESGDRPDFIWHDEDGVSRIVGELKKPRDEDHKDDERYKINQAIEEARVYNDQLRLKYILCTDGRYIFLSNEYDDPASEIELDLLDLFHDPSDDEVESVAAQLQSRLSGIYGGEWNDEPSQRDISDDEIFSEFIEASKQALNDDLLPSIERRFEGYQDRYEEFEDKRAEILEEREDLREQYRGHYDWDAYQDSIDAVAEDLQFDYEEHMRDAASRNIDEDRWIDEVAEFRDELLGLRNQLSSLKAEYAEAVRWHDKWQEWLILTGKDYEEASQSDKEDIKETFQLQTLNTLYNRLLLIRTFEDLGLVGQIISNGFIKFYDEKVQLRDNKYIEPLSVASRQAEEVYSPLFRRDTPHDWYHYEEDVLKTVLRRFDNFNFRDINRDIFGEMYQQCLDAEKRKKLGAYYTPPTAVRVLLDYAEFTPREQNITQSGDPVLDPACGSGTFVLEAMGRVIESLEDAGFDLSRDDDLLEAVELINEKIRGFDIDPFAIQLAQSNLLIRVLQERRSGNGGDAHLELPSFSTYETDSLLTAKGSDSRMSNRRFYRSKENDAEHPDEIMDAKEDDYGWIIGNPPYIRSHNQEDRVTAEYERLHDVFGEEQSDIFTAFVEQGLEWLDEGGRLAFVISNKLLVTGASEDAMEFIRDNATIDLVADLTRCKVFGIDVNVFPILIVLTKKSGEDNEDVRKENETDVVKVYPKGSKESNEWGYALEHAAAELIPWRDAPDYDFEDDFESEEYPDIETEDTYERYTVSQKRFSEDWSEWADRLTLNFQITDSLWEAAKEMEDTDECVPLSDLCKMDNGGRGGAVSRGEEPRYYRPYASDTKESDSHVPVIGGKNIEQFYLGDAPGDIEEYVDVDAIEADDDTDVSDNKLDAFKNKDKIAYRETAPELSFVVDTASGPTKFYNKTAYFLQLQNDGGLAEFSDSSDAMDPHYIAGLLNSDALDFYYKAYYEHLSFRHAPAIRCRPTHLHHAPIQVPDEETREAIAGHSEAIHDAKRQLKIQRHDRETLFETFKEEDKTEPFRTKVRSVVDTQDYNIGSFNIEQDGDEVSLNRFHTVRMHSVAEAEDLAEFLEEFGDEYIAGDELRNLELPEDFDEFRDAHSTVSREISDLEDRIESEREALDDEVFALYGLEEYRDEIQEYLDSFLTVIQ, from the coding sequence ATGAGTGAGTTGACGGAGTCTCTTGCCGGGTACCTCCCCGATGATTTTGGTGATAAAGTCGAAGACCCGGACTACGGCGAGGAAACCGCAGCGAAGAACTACGGTATCCCGATACTACAAGAACTTGGGTTGGAGCACGCTGAATACGAATCCATCATTGAATCCGGTGACCGTCCGGATTTCATATGGCACGATGAGGACGGTGTGTCGCGCATCGTAGGTGAACTCAAGAAACCGCGAGACGAGGACCACAAGGATGACGAGCGGTACAAAATCAACCAAGCCATTGAAGAGGCGCGCGTCTACAACGACCAGCTGCGGCTAAAATACATACTCTGCACGGATGGCCGCTACATTTTCCTATCGAATGAGTACGACGATCCAGCCAGTGAAATTGAACTCGACCTCTTAGACCTATTCCACGATCCGAGCGACGACGAGGTGGAAAGTGTCGCCGCGCAACTCCAATCCCGACTCAGCGGAATCTACGGTGGGGAGTGGAATGACGAGCCGAGTCAGCGCGACATCAGCGACGACGAAATTTTTAGTGAGTTTATCGAAGCGTCCAAGCAAGCGCTGAACGACGACCTTCTCCCATCAATAGAGCGACGGTTCGAGGGGTATCAAGACCGATACGAGGAGTTCGAAGACAAACGCGCTGAGATTCTCGAGGAACGAGAGGACCTCCGGGAGCAATACCGCGGGCACTACGATTGGGATGCGTACCAGGATTCTATTGACGCTGTCGCGGAGGACTTACAGTTCGACTACGAGGAGCACATGCGCGACGCGGCGTCACGAAACATCGACGAGGATCGGTGGATTGACGAAGTGGCCGAGTTCCGCGATGAGCTACTGGGACTCCGGAATCAGCTGTCGAGTTTGAAGGCGGAATACGCGGAAGCGGTGCGGTGGCACGACAAGTGGCAGGAGTGGCTCATTTTAACCGGAAAGGACTACGAGGAGGCAAGCCAGTCGGATAAGGAGGACATCAAGGAGACGTTTCAGCTGCAAACGCTGAATACGCTGTACAACCGTCTCTTATTGATTCGCACGTTTGAGGACCTCGGGTTGGTGGGACAGATCATCAGTAACGGGTTCATCAAATTCTATGACGAAAAGGTCCAACTCCGGGATAACAAGTATATTGAGCCGCTGAGCGTGGCATCCCGTCAAGCCGAAGAGGTATACTCTCCGCTGTTCCGACGGGATACGCCCCATGATTGGTACCACTACGAAGAGGATGTGCTGAAGACGGTACTGCGGCGGTTTGATAACTTCAACTTCCGCGATATCAACCGAGATATCTTCGGTGAGATGTATCAGCAGTGCTTGGATGCAGAGAAGCGGAAGAAGTTGGGTGCGTACTACACGCCGCCGACCGCTGTGCGAGTCCTACTGGATTACGCTGAATTCACGCCGCGAGAGCAGAATATCACGCAAAGTGGTGACCCGGTACTTGACCCCGCGTGTGGTTCGGGCACGTTCGTGCTGGAGGCGATGGGTCGCGTAATTGAATCCCTTGAGGACGCTGGGTTCGATTTGTCGCGTGATGACGATCTCTTGGAGGCGGTCGAGCTCATCAACGAGAAAATCCGAGGGTTCGACATCGACCCATTCGCTATCCAGCTGGCGCAATCGAATTTGCTGATTCGCGTGCTTCAGGAGCGCCGCAGTGGGAATGGCGGGGACGCGCACTTGGAACTCCCATCATTTTCAACGTACGAAACGGATTCGCTGCTCACCGCGAAAGGCAGTGATAGTCGGATGAGTAACCGCCGATTCTACCGGTCGAAAGAGAATGACGCGGAGCACCCAGATGAGATTATGGATGCGAAAGAAGACGACTACGGGTGGATTATTGGTAATCCGCCATACATCCGGTCACACAATCAGGAAGATCGCGTCACGGCAGAGTACGAGCGGCTTCACGACGTGTTCGGTGAGGAGCAGAGTGACATCTTCACGGCGTTCGTCGAGCAGGGCTTAGAGTGGCTGGATGAAGGCGGGAGACTAGCGTTCGTGATTTCGAACAAGCTGTTAGTCACGGGTGCATCCGAGGATGCGATGGAGTTCATCAGGGATAACGCGACGATCGACTTGGTCGCGGATCTCACGCGATGCAAGGTATTCGGAATCGACGTTAATGTATTCCCAATCCTCATCGTTCTGACCAAGAAATCTGGTGAAGATAACGAGGACGTCCGAAAAGAGAATGAGACGGACGTGGTGAAGGTGTATCCAAAAGGATCGAAGGAATCGAATGAGTGGGGATACGCGCTTGAGCACGCCGCTGCAGAGTTAATTCCGTGGCGTGACGCGCCGGATTACGATTTCGAAGACGACTTTGAGAGTGAGGAGTATCCGGACATCGAGACAGAGGACACGTACGAGCGGTATACAGTATCGCAGAAGCGGTTTAGCGAGGATTGGAGTGAATGGGCGGACCGCTTAACACTGAATTTCCAGATCACGGATAGCTTGTGGGAAGCCGCGAAGGAAATGGAAGACACCGACGAGTGCGTCCCGCTCAGCGATCTTTGCAAGATGGATAATGGCGGGCGAGGTGGCGCTGTTTCACGAGGTGAGGAACCACGGTATTACCGACCTTACGCGTCCGACACGAAGGAATCGGACTCGCACGTACCGGTAATTGGCGGGAAGAATATTGAGCAGTTCTACCTCGGGGATGCGCCGGGAGATATTGAAGAGTACGTAGACGTGGATGCGATTGAAGCCGATGATGACACGGATGTCTCGGATAACAAGCTGGATGCGTTCAAGAACAAGGACAAGATTGCGTATCGCGAAACCGCACCCGAGTTGAGTTTCGTCGTTGATACAGCGAGTGGGCCGACAAAATTCTACAACAAGACCGCGTACTTCCTTCAGCTGCAGAACGACGGGGGGCTCGCTGAGTTCTCCGATTCGTCAGACGCAATGGATCCGCACTACATAGCGGGGCTTCTGAATTCGGACGCGCTCGATTTCTATTACAAAGCCTATTACGAGCACTTGTCGTTCCGGCACGCCCCGGCAATTAGGTGCCGTCCGACGCACTTGCATCACGCGCCAATCCAGGTCCCCGATGAGGAGACCCGGGAAGCAATTGCGGGGCATTCGGAGGCGATTCACGACGCGAAACGCCAGCTGAAAATCCAGAGGCATGACCGTGAGACCCTGTTCGAGACGTTCAAGGAGGAAGATAAGACGGAGCCGTTCCGTACGAAAGTTCGGTCGGTCGTCGACACGCAGGATTACAATATCGGATCGTTCAATATTGAACAGGATGGGGACGAGGTGTCCCTGAATCGGTTCCACACCGTTCGGATGCACAGCGTTGCGGAGGCAGAAGACCTCGCAGAGTTCCTCGAGGAATTCGGTGATGAGTACATCGCCGGGGACGAGCTCCGTAATCTTGAGCTCCCGGAGGACTTTGACGAATTCCGCGACGCTCACTCCACGGTGTCACGTGAAATCAGTGATTTGGAAGACCGTATTGAGTCGGAGCGTGAGGCGCTGGATGACGAAGTGTTCGCGCTGTACGGGCTTGAGGAGTACCGTGATGAAATTCAAGAGTATCTGGATAGCTTCCTTACTGTGATTCAGTAA
- a CDS encoding DUF7568 family protein, producing the protein MPRITNWRRESRSPTLAFRNTETGARAVLHRAPDSYRYKWRGAILVDGYPVWSRGYETKDATSFRDELRERPAPDLNCTECPNDDVRVGEKAADGAKVQRWYDCPDCGYEAPSRIVYGAER; encoded by the coding sequence ATGCCCCGTATCACCAACTGGCGACGCGAGAGCCGCTCGCCGACGCTTGCGTTTCGGAACACCGAGACCGGGGCGCGAGCCGTCCTGCATCGAGCCCCGGATTCCTACCGATACAAATGGCGTGGGGCAATCCTCGTCGACGGCTACCCGGTCTGGTCGCGGGGATACGAGACGAAGGATGCGACATCGTTCCGTGACGAGCTCCGGGAGCGGCCCGCACCGGACCTCAACTGCACGGAGTGTCCGAACGACGACGTTCGCGTCGGCGAGAAGGCGGCAGACGGGGCGAAAGTCCAGCGGTGGTATGACTGCCCCGATTGTGGGTACGAAGCCCCCTCACGCATCGTCTACGGCGCCGAACGGTGA